CGATATCGCGAAAGCGATGAGTATATATAACCCTGCTCCGGATGAAGCGCAGTAGTCTGGGGCCGTTTTAAACCTTTTAAACGTCCATAGGGAGGATTTGAATGCGTCTTTACGAGACCACTTTCATTCTCAACCCACAAGCCGATGACGCTACTTTTGACCGCCAGATCAAAGCGGTGTCTGATGTTATCAGCCGCTACCAGGGAAAAGTCCTGAGAGAAAATCGCTGGGGCATTCGCCGTTTGTCGTACCCGATTAAACGCTGCACGCAAGGGTTCTATACCCGTTTGATTTTCGAGGGAAATCAGACGGTCCTTTCGGAACTGGAGAGATTTTACAAGATTGAAGAACCGTATATTCGGTACCTGACAGTAGTATTTGAGGGGAATATTGATGAGGAATTGGAGCGCGGACGGCGCGAGGATGGCTCCGATACCACCGAAAGCCGTTCGGAGAGAGTTATTGCCGCTCCGGAGCCGGAAAAGACAGTCGAGGCATCGCCGAAAGGTGACGTCGATACCGCGACAGGAGTTGCCGAAGGGCACGACGAGGAAATGTAAATTGAGAATAAGACAGCCGGTGATACTCGGATTTGATTTGCCCGAGGTACGGTTGATGAAAGGTTGAGGATAAATTAAGAAATGCCTATTAAAAGAAAATTTTACCGGGAAAGAGAAAGCGCGCCTGATTTTGAGCGGCGGCGGAAACGTGTCTGTCGTTTCTGTGAAGAAAAGATCAAGACCATCAATTATC
This sequence is a window from Candidatus Zixiibacteriota bacterium. Protein-coding genes within it:
- the rpsF gene encoding 30S ribosomal protein S6 — encoded protein: MRLYETTFILNPQADDATFDRQIKAVSDVISRYQGKVLRENRWGIRRLSYPIKRCTQGFYTRLIFEGNQTVLSELERFYKIEEPYIRYLTVVFEGNIDEELERGRREDGSDTTESRSERVIAAPEPEKTVEASPKGDVDTATGVAEGHDEEM